The genomic stretch GCACTGCTACCGGCGGGATGGGTCGCGCTCGCCCTGCTGGCCTACGCGATGATCGCGGCGCCCGGTATCGTCGAACTTCATCGCGCGTTCCAGTCGGTCGAGTGAGGTGGCGCTTCGAGCCGTTGTGGTCTTCGCGCGGGATTGATGACATCGTGGCAGCCCGTCTCGAACAATTGATCCTGGAGAGGTGGAGATGACAATGACATCCGTACCACACGTCGCAGGCAGGAAGCTCACGCTCAGCCACGTCGGGTTGAGCTGTTTCGACCTCGCCCGCTTGGAAGACTTCTACACGCGAGTCCTCGGCATGACCGTCACGGATCGCGGCAACGTCCCCGGCGGGAACGAGCGGCTGGTTTTCCTCACGACCGATCCCGCTGAGCATCATCAGCTCGTGCTCGCCTCCGGACGGACCGAAGGAACGATCCTCGAGGGGCCGGTACTCGGTGGCAGTTGGGGTGCCGCGGTGTTCCAGCTGACGTTTCGGCTCGCGGATCTCGCCACGCTGCGCCGCGTGCAGCAGCGCCTCATCGCGGAGGGGAACACGAACTTCATTCCACTGAACCACGGCAACTCTTGGTCGGTGTATACCCGCGATCCCGAGGGCAACGGGCTCGAGTTCGTGGTCGACAGCCCGTGGTTCGTCCACCAGCCGTTCGGCGAGTTCCTCGACCTCGCGCTCGATGACGCCGAGATCCTCCGCCAAACAGAGGCGATGTGTCGCGCCACCGGCGACTGCCAGCCGTATGAAGAGTGGCGCGAGAAGATTGCCGGTCAGATCGCCGACGATCAGGCCCGGCTTCGCTAGTTCGAACATGACCCACATTGAAACTCCCGTGCTCGTCGTGGGCGCCGGTCCGGCCGGGATGACGGCCGCTCTCCTCTTGTCCCGGCTCGGAATTGCGAGCCGCATCATCGATCGGCGCGCCGCGCCGCACTCGGCCCCGGCAGCACACGTCGTCAACGCGCGCACCTTCGAGATCTTCCGGGCTGCTGGCGTCGACATGCAGGCGATCGCCTCGGCATGCCAGGATCCGGCGGACGCAGGTCAGGTGCTGTGGGTCACCACGCTCGCGGGTAAGGAACTCGGCCGCCTGCCCTATGAACGGCAGGGCGAAGACGCGTTAGCGTACACGCCCACACCGCTCCGCAACCTCTCACAACACCGTCTCGAACCGATACTGCTCGACCATCTTCGAGGCTGCGCAAACATTGACATCGCATACGGGCACGAGTGGGAGCACGCCGAACAGGATAGTGCGAGCGTGACGTCGAGGATTCGCGATCACACCAGCGGCGCGGTGTACGAAGCGAGCAGTCGCTGGCTCATCGCCGCCGACGGCGCTGCCAGCTCGGTCCGCAAGCTCCTCGGCATCGAGCCGATCGGCCCTGATCGTCTGCAGAGCTTCGTGATGATTCATTTCGAGGCGAATCTGCGCGCGCTCGTCGGCCACCGGCCGGCGGTTTTGTACTGGACTACCGCACCAGAAGCGACCGGCACCTTCGTCGCGCACGACATCGACTCGACGTGGGTCTACATGAAGCCATGGGACCCCGACACCGAATCGGTGGAGGACTACTCCCCAGCCGTGTGCGTGGACATCGTCCGTCAGGCGATGGGGACGGACGCATATCCGTTCGCCATCCGCACCGTCCGCATGTGGACGATGACCGCACAGGTCGCCGAGCGCTATCGCGAGCGACGCGTCTTTCTGGTCGGGGACTCCGCGCATCGATTTCCTCCCACCGGTGGCCTCGGCCTCAACACCGGCGTACAGGATGCGCACAATCTCGTGTGGAAGATCGCCGCCGTGGAGGCGGGTCGGGCGCCAGACGCGCTGCTCGACACGTACGAGGTCGAGCGGCGTCCCGTTGCGCAAAACAATGCGGACGTGAGCTTGCAGAACGCGATGCGCCTGGCTGAGGTCTATCAGGCACTGGCGACTGCCGATGCGACTGGCGACGCGCTGCGGGCCGCCATCGCCAACCAAGCTGAACACTTTGATATGCTCGGACTCCAGCTTGGGTTCATCTACGAGTCGGGCGCCATTGCTGGTGAGCGCGACGAGAAGCCGTCACATGGAAGCTCGGTACGCGAATATGTGCCGACCGCTTATCCCGGCGCGCGGGTCCCGCACGCCTGGGTGACACGCGCAGGCGTCCGCGTCTCGACGCTCGATCTCTTCGCCTACGACCGTTTCACATTGGTGACGGGCCCGGCGGGACAGCCGTGGATCGAAGCCGTGCTCGGTCCCGTAAGAATCGATTGCGTCGTCATTGGGCGAGACATCGTCGATGAGAACGGACATTGGATGAAACTCCTCGGCATCGATGCCGGCGGCGCGCTGCTGGTGCGCCCGGATCAGCACGTCGCGTGGCGCTCGCAGCATGCGGTTACCGACACCACCGCAGCGCTGTCGCGTGCGCTCGCCACGATCCTTTCGTCAGTATCCTCTCGAACCGACGCGATCAATCGAAGAACGGAGTAGAACGCATGAATCTCGGACTCGAAGGACGAAAGGCGATCGTATGCGCGTCGAGCCGTGGCCTTGGAAGGGCCTGCGCGATGGCGCTCGCGCGCGAGGGGGTCGCCGTCGTCGTCAACGGTCGTGATGTCGAGCATCTCGAGGCAACGGCCGCAGCGATCCGCGGCGAGACGGGGGCGGAGGTGACGGCCGTCGCGGCCGACCTCTGTAGTGACGAGGGCCGTGAGCGGCTCGTAGCAGCGTGCCCGGAGCCTGATATCCTGGTTACGAACAACGGCGGGCCCGCACCGGGCCGTTTCGAGGACTGGGATCACGCGGCGTGGCTCGCGGCACTCGAACAGAACCTGCTGGCTCCTGCGCTCCTGATTCGTGCCGTGATCGGCGGGATGCGCGCGCGTCGCTTCGGACGCATCGTCAACATCACCTCGGCGATGGTGAAATCACCGCATCCGCTCATGGGGCTTTCAACAGCCGCGCGTAGCGCGCTCACCGCGGTATGCAAGGGGCTGTCGCGCGAGGTTGCCCGCGACAACGTGACGATCAACAACCTCCTTCCCGAACGCATCGACACTGACCGTCAGCGTTTCATGGCCGGGCTGCAGGCAGCGGCGCGCGGCATCTCGATCGAGCAGGCGTATCAAGACATCGCCGCGTCGATCGCGGCGAATCGGCTTGGCACCCCCGAAGAGTTCGCCGCGGCGTGTACCTACTTGTGCAGCGCCCAAGCCGGGTTCGTATCGGGCCAGAACCTACAGATCGATGGTGGCTCGTACGCGGGATTGATTTGAACGGCGCTGGCTTCTGCCGCCAAGACCGAAAGCAGCGTGCGCTCCTCGTTGGGGGCTGAGCGTGGCAATTCGCCTGCTGGCAGGGTGTGGCACCGGGTACCAGCGCATCGGGTGTGCTGACGTGGCAGAACCTGCGCACGCCGTCTCCTTGGGTGATGGTGAAGACGCGCGTGGACGATCACGTGACAGTCCCGAACATTCTCACCGCAATCGCCACTTTCACTGACGAGAGCGGAGCGATCGCAACCAGCAGCCACGATACCTTGGTGAGCGTCGAGAGCGGGGCAGCCACGAGCGCACCAGGCGTGCTCAGCCTGTCGCTGACCGCGCCGAGGACCGTTCGGCGGGACTCATCACCCAGTTCACCGTTCGCTATCGTGGTCTGAACAGCGACGGCAAGCTGACCGTGGCACTGCCTATCGAAATCCAGACGCCGCTCACGATTCCCGCAGCAGAGGTCGGTGCCGATGGGCAGCTCATGTGGAGCGGACTACCGGGGCCGAGCGGCTCGATCAAAATTCTCGGTCGGTTGAGCGCGCGCGCCGCGCCAGGCAGCGTGCTGTCCATCGCCGCATCGCTAGTGGACGGCCTCGGCAGCACGGCCAGCTAAACGCAGACGGTCGCGGTGGGTGAATAGCCCATCAATCGAGACCTCGGTCCTAAGGACACTTACCGGTGACGGTGGCCGCCGAGCTTCGAGCGTCGAGCGTCGGGAAGTCGGCCTTCGAGGTCGCCCATGACAAATACAGTGCATGAAATGCCACAAGTGCGATCGGGAAGTGAGGGGTGAGGGACGGGGGACTCAGGAGCGGGCGTCCGGCGCGAGGGTTTTCGTACAGCACTTTGGGTGCGAGTGCGGCGAAGTATGGGACATGGACGTGCCGATCTCTGATGATCCTGCAGGAAACTGATGATGCGAACGCCGCGCCGAGCTTGCGAGTGCAAGGCCGGACGTGGTGGATGAGACGAGCGCTCTCCCCATACTTCTGATTTGTCTGATCGCCTTTGCCTGTCGGTCACTCAAGTCGCACTCCCAATGCTTGAGCGGTCGAACGACGTGCTAGACCAAAATACTCCACTACCGAATGCGCTCGATGATTGTTGTGGCGACCGATTTCTGGCAGAAGATGATTTCTGGCAGAAGAGAAGAGAAGAGTTGATACGCTATGTCCGCCAAGATCTTGGTGATCGACGATGATGCCAACACCATGATGATCATCTCTTCCATTTTGAAGAGTGCAGGGTACGCTGTCGTGCAAGCATATGGTGGCGACGACGCGATTCGCAAGGCAAAGGCTCAGCAGCCCAGCCTCGTGCTCACGGATCTCGAGATGCCCGACATGACCGGTGTCGAAGTCATTGCCACGCTTCGGAAGGATCCCGCAACGCAGCACATTCCGATCGTCGCGGTCACGTCGCACACTTGGGATGTCATCGCGCAGTCGGCTGGGCAGGTGGGTTGCGACGGCTATCTCGCCAAGCCGTTTCTCCCCAAGCAGTTGATCGAGACGGTGCGTAAGTATCTGGCGTCAGCAACGCCAAAGTCGAGCTAAGCCGGTGCGCGGACGTCAGGGTCCGCAGAATTCGGTGGCACAACTATGCGGCGAGGCGGGTCGCAGCTTGCCGCTCGACCATCGCGATCAACACGCGGCCTTGAACGGGCTTCGAGAGAAATTCGTCCATCCCGGCATCGAGGCATCTCTGGTGATCACGCGGTAGGGCATTCGCGGTCATGGCAACAATCGGCACGTGCCCCAGGCGTGCCTGCTCCCGTTCACGGCATCTAATCTCGGTCGCCGCTTCGTAGCCGTCCATCTCTGGCATTTGCACGTCCATCAGGATGATGTCGAAGGTGTCGCGCTCGAACGCCGCGAGCGCAGCCACGCCGGTATCGGCGACGACGACTGAATGGCCCCGCTGCTGCAGCACCGACAGCGCTACTTCCTGGTTAACGGGATTGTCCTCCGCGAGCAGCACGTGAAGCGATCGCAGTGGTCCTGTGGATTCCTCAGCCGCAGTAGGGAGCGCTTGCGTTTGATGTGCCGGATAGGGGACGACGAGGCTCTCTTCGGTTCCCACGCCACAGCGAACCGTAAAGCGGAACGAAGTGCCCTTACCAACTGTACTCTCGACCCAGATGCGGCCACCCATGAGCCCAACGAGTTGCGCCGAGATGGCCAACCCGAGACCGGTACCGCCATATTGCCGAACGGTCGAGCCATCGGCTTGTTCGAACGGTGAAAAAATGAGCTGCTGTTTCTCGGGCGCAATACCGATACCCGTGTCGCGCACCGTGAAAAGCAACTCGATGGTCGAATCGGTAACTGCGCTGTCCGGCACGTCCGCCGCCGGCGGTACCCGATGCACGTGAATCGTGACGCTGCCCTGCTGGGTAAACTTGATCGCGTTTCCAACCAGGTTCACGATGACCTGGTAGAGCCGATCGCTGTCACCGATGATCGTCGCCGGCACCTCGGGGGCAATGTCGTATGCGACCGTGAGGCCCTTCTGCTCGGCCCACACCTGGAGCACTTTGATAGGGTCGACGGTATCGCGCAAGCGGAACGGCGCTGAGGCGACCGTGAGCTTGCCAGCTTCGAGCCGCGAGAAGTCGAGAATTTCGTCGATCACCCGCAGTAAGAGCTGCGCGGACCCCTGGAGCGTATTCAATCGCGCCCGCTGTTCCGTGGTCAGGTCGGTTCGCAGCACGAGTTCGGCCATACCGAGTACGCCGTTCATCGGCGTGCGGATCTCGTGGCTCATCCGCGCAAGGAATTCGCTCTTGGCGCCGCTCGCGCGCTCGGCATCAGCGCGGGCTTGACGAAACTCCTGTTCGATCCGCTTGCGTTCGGTGATGTCTCGGGCGACGCCGAGAAGCGCTACTGGCTGTCCACCGACGCGGCAAATGGCCCAGCTGAATTCTCCGACCACGTAGTCACCCGATGCCCGCAGGATGCGCAGTTCCTGCGACGATAGCGCCTTCTCTCGTTCGTATGGGTGCCGGAACACCTCCGTGACTACGGCCAGGTCGTCCGGATG from Deltaproteobacteria bacterium encodes the following:
- a CDS encoding VOC family protein, which produces MTSVPHVAGRKLTLSHVGLSCFDLARLEDFYTRVLGMTVTDRGNVPGGNERLVFLTTDPAEHHQLVLASGRTEGTILEGPVLGGSWGAAVFQLTFRLADLATLRRVQQRLIAEGNTNFIPLNHGNSWSVYTRDPEGNGLEFVVDSPWFVHQPFGEFLDLALDDAEILRQTEAMCRATGDCQPYEEWREKIAGQIADDQARLR
- a CDS encoding FAD-dependent monooxygenase produces the protein MTHIETPVLVVGAGPAGMTAALLLSRLGIASRIIDRRAAPHSAPAAHVVNARTFEIFRAAGVDMQAIASACQDPADAGQVLWVTTLAGKELGRLPYERQGEDALAYTPTPLRNLSQHRLEPILLDHLRGCANIDIAYGHEWEHAEQDSASVTSRIRDHTSGAVYEASSRWLIAADGAASSVRKLLGIEPIGPDRLQSFVMIHFEANLRALVGHRPAVLYWTTAPEATGTFVAHDIDSTWVYMKPWDPDTESVEDYSPAVCVDIVRQAMGTDAYPFAIRTVRMWTMTAQVAERYRERRVFLVGDSAHRFPPTGGLGLNTGVQDAHNLVWKIAAVEAGRAPDALLDTYEVERRPVAQNNADVSLQNAMRLAEVYQALATADATGDALRAAIANQAEHFDMLGLQLGFIYESGAIAGERDEKPSHGSSVREYVPTAYPGARVPHAWVTRAGVRVSTLDLFAYDRFTLVTGPAGQPWIEAVLGPVRIDCVVIGRDIVDENGHWMKLLGIDAGGALLVRPDQHVAWRSQHAVTDTTAALSRALATILSSVSSRTDAINRRTE
- a CDS encoding SDR family oxidoreductase → MNLGLEGRKAIVCASSRGLGRACAMALAREGVAVVVNGRDVEHLEATAAAIRGETGAEVTAVAADLCSDEGRERLVAACPEPDILVTNNGGPAPGRFEDWDHAAWLAALEQNLLAPALLIRAVIGGMRARRFGRIVNITSAMVKSPHPLMGLSTAARSALTAVCKGLSREVARDNVTINNLLPERIDTDRQRFMAGLQAAARGISIEQAYQDIAASIAANRLGTPEEFAAACTYLCSAQAGFVSGQNLQIDGGSYAGLI
- a CDS encoding response regulator gives rise to the protein MSAKILVIDDDANTMMIISSILKSAGYAVVQAYGGDDAIRKAKAQQPSLVLTDLEMPDMTGVEVIATLRKDPATQHIPIVAVTSHTWDVIAQSAGQVGCDGYLAKPFLPKQLIETVRKYLASATPKSS
- a CDS encoding response regulator codes for the protein MTVAASLLPASEPLRLLILEDSALDAELEVARLEEAGYACRWERVQTREDLRACVQRAEFDVIVADYTLPDFDGFSAVRIVRDLGLDVPFILVSGTIGEEVAVESLKAGATDYVLKTHLERLGPVVRRALRERDERRQRQQAEERLRDSEEQYRAIIDHARDVLVTISPDGRIASLNRAFEVVTGWQRAAWLGQPFVPLLHPDDLAVVTEVFRHPYEREKALSSQELRILRASGDYVVGEFSWAICRVGGQPVALLGVARDITERKRIEQEFRQARADAERASGAKSEFLARMSHEIRTPMNGVLGMAELVLRTDLTTEQRARLNTLQGSAQLLLRVIDEILDFSRLEAGKLTVASAPFRLRDTVDPIKVLQVWAEQKGLTVAYDIAPEVPATIIGDSDRLYQVIVNLVGNAIKFTQQGSVTIHVHRVPPAADVPDSAVTDSTIELLFTVRDTGIGIAPEKQQLIFSPFEQADGSTVRQYGGTGLGLAISAQLVGLMGGRIWVESTVGKGTSFRFTVRCGVGTEESLVVPYPAHQTQALPTAAEESTGPLRSLHVLLAEDNPVNQEVALSVLQQRGHSVVVADTGVAALAAFERDTFDIILMDVQMPEMDGYEAATEIRCREREQARLGHVPIVAMTANALPRDHQRCLDAGMDEFLSKPVQGRVLIAMVERQAATRLAA